DNA sequence from the Sediminibacillus dalangtanensis genome:
CTATATTCCAAGCTTTTATTGTAAACGCTTTACCCCCTGTTATTGTTGAACGCTTTCCTGAAAGATTTTCTTACAAAAAAGTTGCATAAATAACCATGTTGCTTTTTCAAAAAAGCACTTCAAATCGAATTATACAACTTGAAGTGCTTCCATCCTGCCTAGTCAATGTCGATTTGGTTGCTCGTCTTGGCCTCTTTTGGTCCTCTGATGGTGAGCACGCCATTTCGGTAAGCAGCCTTTGTTCTATTTTTCTTGATTGTGTACGGCAGCTGAACAATCCGTTCGACGCCTTCAATCATCCGCTCCCTGCGGTAATAATTGTGGACATCGTTCGTTTCTTCTGTCTTCCGGTCATCGATCACCGCTATCTTCAAACGGTCCCCCATCGGTTCGATTTTGATATTTTCCTTGCTGACTCCCGGGATTTCCGCCTCTACCACCCATTCATTCGGGGTTTCATAAAGATCCACCGCGATTGACGTTTTTTTGAACATCGGCTGTTGGAAAAGCGAATCGATGGAGCTTAACAATCCATTATAGGGAGCATTTTTGAAATACTCTTCCATTTGGCTGAGCGGACTGTTTTTCTTTGGCTGCCGTCGATTTTCTTCCTCCATACCAACTCCCCCTTCCAATACTGGTTTCTTTATGGATAGGATATGGAAAAGGGCTCGTGTTGGTATGGACGAATGTCACGGGTATAACAGCCTTTGCAAACTTCCTAACGGATTATTTTTGCTGCCGAACTCTGAAGGAGAATCCATCCTATCGCATTCTTGCTCAAGGATTATTCATCCACCAAGTGCTCTTCATCAAGGTTTCCACTGAATAAAAAGGTGAGGACATCACCGTCTT
Encoded proteins:
- a CDS encoding Hsp20/alpha crystallin family protein, encoding MEEENRRQPKKNSPLSQMEEYFKNAPYNGLLSSIDSLFQQPMFKKTSIAVDLYETPNEWVVEAEIPGVSKENIKIEPMGDRLKIAVIDDRKTEETNDVHNYYRRERMIEGVERIVQLPYTIKKNRTKAAYRNGVLTIRGPKEAKTSNQIDID